The following proteins are co-located in the Candidatus Phytoplasma asteris genome:
- the ffh gene encoding signal recognition particle protein — protein sequence MSILGEGLQKVINKIRGKKILEQQDIQNIMQDIKVSLVEADVHLQVIDKFNEIIEKKTLKQEVLKGLNPKEHIIKIVNETLIQILGSTRADLTFKPNCNLDTLMLIGLQGSGKTTTVGKLALWLRKKNSKKVLLVACDIYRPGAVEQLKVIGKQINIDVFSKPDTAVLDIVDAGLKHALQEGYDAVIIDTAGRLDIDETMMQELQQIKAKANPSEILLVVDCLSGQQSANTAQSFHNQVGATGVILTKMDADTKGGAALSVRAITDLPLKFVSSSETIDSLEPFNPDRMASRLLGMGDILTLIETVTDKIDPHQSKQMMEKLFDDSYNYYDFQKQLKTLKKMGSFSKLLSFIPGLGCKMKQLSASLGDDGFNKFEVLIQSMTKQEKKNPQLIALSSRRRQRIAKGSGNQLSDVNKLITLLEQQKKLAKQMQHFDDQDLDKLQNDPMAFFRDMNNK from the coding sequence ATGAGTATATTAGGTGAAGGCTTACAAAAAGTTATTAACAAAATTAGAGGAAAAAAAATCCTAGAACAACAAGACATTCAAAACATTATGCAAGATATTAAAGTTTCTTTGGTAGAAGCTGATGTTCATTTACAAGTTATTGATAAGTTTAATGAAATTATTGAAAAAAAGACTTTGAAACAAGAAGTTTTAAAAGGACTGAACCCCAAAGAACATATTATTAAAATCGTAAACGAAACCCTAATTCAAATTTTGGGTTCTACTCGTGCAGATCTTACTTTTAAGCCTAATTGTAATTTGGATACTTTAATGTTAATTGGGTTGCAAGGAAGCGGTAAAACGACTACTGTAGGAAAATTAGCTCTTTGGTTGCGTAAAAAAAATAGTAAAAAAGTTTTGCTTGTAGCTTGTGATATTTATCGTCCAGGAGCAGTAGAACAATTAAAAGTTATTGGTAAACAAATCAATATTGATGTTTTTTCTAAACCTGACACTGCTGTTTTAGATATTGTAGATGCAGGATTAAAACATGCTTTGCAAGAAGGATATGATGCAGTAATTATTGATACTGCGGGGCGCCTTGATATTGATGAGACAATGATGCAAGAATTGCAACAAATTAAAGCCAAAGCCAATCCTTCAGAAATTTTGTTAGTTGTGGATTGTCTTTCAGGACAACAATCTGCTAATACTGCTCAGTCGTTTCATAATCAAGTAGGAGCAACTGGAGTTATTTTGACCAAAATGGATGCAGATACTAAAGGAGGAGCTGCTTTATCAGTAAGAGCAATTACAGATCTGCCTTTAAAATTTGTTTCTTCTTCAGAGACAATTGACAGTTTAGAGCCCTTTAATCCTGATAGAATGGCATCTCGTCTTTTAGGAATGGGAGATATTTTAACTTTAATTGAGACAGTTACCGATAAAATTGATCCTCATCAAAGTAAACAAATGATGGAAAAATTATTTGATGATAGTTATAATTATTATGATTTTCAAAAACAATTAAAAACATTAAAAAAAATGGGTTCTTTCAGCAAATTGTTAAGTTTTATTCCTGGATTAGGTTGTAAGATGAAACAACTTTCTGCCAGTTTAGGTGATGATGGATTTAATAAATTTGAAGTTTTAATTCAAAGTATGACTAAACAAGAAAAGAAAAATCCTCAATTAATTGCTTTGAGCAGTAGACGTAGACAAAGAATTGCCAAAGGTTCTGGTAATCAATTAAGTGATGTTAACAAGCTAATTACCCTTTTAGAACAACAAAAAAAATTAGCTAAGCAAATGCAACATTTTGATGATCAAGATCTTGATAAATTACAAAATGATCCGATGGCTTTTTTTCGTGATATGAATAATAAATAA
- a CDS encoding DnaD domain protein: MLSHLNLFQIKNSVFLSLEDHQSLSLLYQPLIGTHALGIYHILATLKPNIFYQHQFLFDLSAVSKNDFLEAQEKLEALNLLQTFCNSETQERIYWLNLPFRSQEFFKDPLFSNFLLSEVGEATFLSLQNHFSKEASTKKNNWDAFQDISKKFDDLFQVQKMDLPTDFTCPNNQTNSSPRQFLNNAFDYKLFLQKLPQRFKKPSLTCNQTSDFIQKLSLVYNLDEATLSEIYQKTFPKPSEIELSKLSLGVKRYYQMHTQNQNLVFAKKTQDNEQDTIALLKRKDSTQRIIINHCPKNMQATAADTVFQFMERNNLEPGLVNVLLTYILERKGFVPSVVYLEKILKSWEQKGIFDTETAYDFYMEQEKNQSQTKFRSNLKKPQISPKWLEDFKKKKQS, encoded by the coding sequence ATGCTTAGTCATCTAAATTTATTTCAAATCAAAAATTCAGTTTTTTTGTCGCTTGAAGACCATCAAAGCCTAAGTTTGCTTTATCAACCACTAATAGGCACTCATGCGCTTGGTATTTATCATATTTTAGCAACTCTAAAACCTAATATTTTTTATCAACATCAATTTTTATTTGATTTGAGTGCGGTTTCAAAAAATGATTTTTTAGAAGCACAAGAAAAATTAGAAGCTCTTAATTTGCTCCAAACTTTTTGCAATTCCGAAACCCAAGAAAGAATTTATTGGCTTAATTTGCCATTCAGATCTCAAGAGTTTTTTAAAGACCCTCTTTTTAGTAATTTTTTATTAAGTGAAGTGGGAGAGGCTACTTTTTTGAGTTTGCAAAATCATTTTAGTAAAGAAGCTTCCACTAAAAAAAATAATTGGGACGCTTTTCAAGACATTAGTAAAAAATTTGATGATTTGTTTCAAGTGCAAAAAATGGATTTACCAACTGATTTTACTTGTCCCAATAACCAAACAAATTCTTCTCCAAGACAGTTTTTAAATAACGCTTTTGATTATAAATTATTTTTGCAAAAATTGCCCCAACGTTTCAAAAAACCATCTTTAACTTGCAATCAAACAAGTGATTTTATTCAAAAATTAAGCTTAGTTTATAATTTAGATGAAGCTACACTTTCGGAAATATATCAAAAAACTTTTCCAAAGCCCAGCGAAATCGAACTATCCAAATTAAGCCTAGGTGTAAAAAGATATTATCAGATGCATACTCAAAATCAAAATTTGGTTTTTGCGAAAAAAACGCAAGATAATGAACAAGATACGATTGCTTTGCTCAAACGTAAAGATTCTACTCAAAGAATTATTATAAATCATTGTCCTAAAAATATGCAAGCCACTGCGGCTGATACTGTTTTTCAATTTATGGAAAGAAACAATTTAGAACCGGGGCTAGTCAATGTGCTTTTAACTTATATTTTGGAACGAAAAGGCTTTGTGCCCTCAGTGGTTTATTTGGAAAAAATCTTAAAATCTTGGGAGCAAAAAGGGATTTTTGATACTGAAACAGCATATGATTTTTATATGGAACAAGAAAAAAACCAATCCCAAACTAAGTTTAGATCTAATTTAAAAAAACCACAAATTTCTCCTAAATGGTTAGAAGATTTTAAAAAGAAAAAACAGTCATAA
- a CDS encoding 5'-3' exonuclease H3TH domain-containing protein encodes MKHLVLVDGNSLLFRAYHATASKYKPLLQNKKGIYTNALLSFIRMFEKILEETKGYILVAFDTHKPTKRHQLYDAYKQGRPKTPSALISQIPLIKQYLDLIGVKYHVQDEYEADDIIGTLAKEASNQNKTVSIYSSDQDLLQLVDEKITVCLLKKGLREIKCYTPPTLFEEYGLKEYQMIDYKSLIGDPSDNIKGVLGIGPKTAQKLLQEYDSLDNLMQNLDNIKPILKTKIQNSQADLELSKILTAIDLKVPLPFDCMQTEIQIRLAQNLKNFYEEMDFRRLAITKYARIEKETNTINTNANYNNKEASPKSKEVQEVEKYSNLENDNNLNQTNQNRLINNNTTNNNDNNAPKVQEQGANPPQNNFNFQIIKDQNSLNAFLAQIQPHQIWACFFELEKENDSNTFLQGIGFSNENTHFFIDANLAFDNNNFCNYLKDANFYKIVFHNQATQLFLKTKHQELNGVIFDLVCASYLLFPLKNLEFSNIIAKIDILNNTNYVSQLSQNIFILEQKVAFKAFLLHAIKNSVLHHLKAQNQLFLFQEIELPLSNILAQLEYETNLVQQKQIIEAQPIEKNTDEKIETQQEKIPKTNQGQEQEQAQETHINQLKSFKDVFGYQNSCFLNIIHNKKSYNYLINDNFFCFSLKILATLGNIQKIKNYFKIENNHLLNDEQTLQFFVNAPKSEIKKDSQKLSETTNFDVDAWTKEIIPELNISSNCAQDFIHQYLSLDDEIINYYQSLLQQIKEKKYALTLLKRKVFFGNQKLTPNFDLETLYVFLQENILDMKKIVILQLLRHLERNNETAKITYFALNDYLQQNIDLISKHLNYFFILDNGNI; translated from the coding sequence ATGAAACATTTAGTTTTAGTTGATGGCAATTCGCTTTTATTTCGAGCATATCACGCAACTGCAAGCAAATATAAACCTCTTTTGCAAAATAAAAAAGGGATCTACACTAATGCTCTTTTGTCTTTTATTAGAATGTTTGAAAAAATTTTAGAAGAAACGAAAGGCTATATTTTAGTAGCTTTTGATACTCATAAACCTACCAAAAGACACCAATTATACGATGCTTACAAACAAGGAAGACCAAAAACACCTTCTGCATTGATTAGTCAAATTCCTTTGATTAAACAATATTTAGACCTAATCGGCGTTAAATATCATGTCCAAGACGAATACGAAGCCGATGATATTATAGGTACTTTAGCCAAAGAAGCCAGCAATCAAAATAAGACAGTATCTATTTATTCAAGTGATCAGGATTTATTGCAATTAGTAGATGAAAAAATTACTGTTTGTTTGCTTAAAAAAGGATTGCGTGAAATTAAATGCTATACACCTCCTACTTTGTTTGAAGAATACGGTCTTAAAGAATATCAAATGATTGATTATAAAAGTTTAATTGGCGATCCTTCTGATAACATTAAAGGAGTATTGGGAATAGGACCTAAAACTGCTCAAAAGTTATTACAAGAATACGATTCCCTAGATAATTTGATGCAAAATTTAGACAACATTAAACCTATTTTAAAAACCAAAATCCAAAATTCCCAAGCTGATTTAGAACTTAGCAAAATACTTACCGCAATTGACCTTAAAGTTCCCTTGCCCTTTGATTGTATGCAAACAGAAATACAAATACGTTTGGCGCAAAACCTTAAAAATTTTTATGAAGAAATGGATTTTAGACGCTTAGCTATTACCAAATATGCAAGAATTGAAAAAGAAACAAATACCATAAATACAAATGCAAATTATAATAATAAGGAAGCATCCCCCAAATCCAAAGAAGTGCAAGAAGTAGAAAAATATAGCAATTTAGAAAATGATAATAATTTAAACCAAACAAATCAAAACAGACTTATCAACAACAACACCACTAACAATAATGACAATAACGCTCCAAAAGTTCAAGAACAAGGCGCCAACCCACCTCAAAACAATTTTAATTTTCAAATTATCAAAGACCAAAACTCTCTAAATGCTTTTTTGGCTCAAATCCAACCACACCAAATTTGGGCTTGTTTTTTTGAGTTAGAAAAAGAAAATGACTCAAATACTTTTTTGCAAGGAATTGGTTTTTCCAATGAAAATACACATTTTTTTATAGATGCTAATTTGGCTTTTGATAATAATAACTTTTGCAATTATCTAAAAGATGCTAATTTTTATAAAATTGTTTTTCACAATCAAGCAACACAACTTTTTTTAAAAACAAAACATCAAGAACTCAACGGAGTTATCTTTGATTTAGTTTGTGCTTCTTATCTTTTATTTCCTTTGAAAAATCTTGAATTTAGTAATATTATAGCCAAAATAGATATTTTGAATAACACAAATTATGTAAGCCAATTATCTCAAAACATTTTTATTTTAGAGCAAAAAGTAGCTTTTAAAGCTTTTTTATTACACGCCATCAAAAATAGCGTTTTGCATCATTTAAAAGCTCAAAACCAATTATTTTTGTTTCAAGAAATAGAACTTCCCTTATCAAATATTTTAGCCCAATTAGAATATGAAACTAATTTAGTACAACAAAAACAAATAATAGAAGCACAGCCAATAGAAAAAAATACGGATGAAAAAATAGAGACACAACAAGAAAAAATACCAAAAACAAATCAAGGGCAAGAACAAGAACAAGCACAAGAAACTCACATCAACCAATTAAAATCATTCAAAGATGTTTTTGGGTATCAAAATAGTTGTTTTTTAAATATAATACACAATAAAAAATCTTATAATTATTTAATTAATGATAATTTTTTTTGCTTTTCGTTAAAAATTTTAGCTACTTTAGGAAATATTCAAAAAATTAAAAATTACTTTAAAATTGAAAACAATCATCTTTTAAATGATGAACAAACCTTACAATTTTTTGTAAATGCGCCCAAATCAGAAATCAAAAAGGACTCTCAAAAACTTTCTGAAACAACGAATTTTGATGTGGATGCGTGGACAAAAGAAATTATCCCTGAATTAAATATTTCTTCGAATTGTGCCCAAGATTTTATCCATCAATATTTAAGTTTGGATGATGAAATTATAAATTATTATCAAAGTTTATTACAACAAATCAAAGAAAAAAAATATGCATTAACTTTATTGAAAAGAAAAGTTTTTTTTGGTAATCAAAAATTAACTCCGAATTTTGATTTAGAAACATTATATGTTTTTTTACAAGAAAATATTTTAGATATGAAAAAAATTGTCATATTGCAATTATTGCGCCATTTAGAACGAAACAATGAAACTGCCAAAATTACTTATTTTGCTTTAAATGATTATTTGCAACAAAACATAGATTTAATTTCTAAACATTTGAATTATTTTTTTATTTTAGATAATGGTAATATTTAA
- a CDS encoding IS3 family transposase: MQKLKTKIKLLQNMISHIQTINKKIVFQLVKQFVKDLNLTTILKTIRINRSTYYYWLKIEKKLKLKETKYFLQQQRIQTLCLQHEYFYGHLKITDLYQEIFNEFITKKKVYLIMKENNICCKLRPKKNKYYYKNLKSNLKVIPNLINQNFTTSQPMQKLFTDVTYFPTPQGFIYFSCIIDSFNNQIIAFHTSNRQNKELILNTIKKIPTLKNPCIIHSDQGKVYQSLKVQKKLTKKGFLISMSHKANPRDNAVIENLFGQMKSILFNQHPFLFQKTSTKIKKIINQFPSFWNNKWLLTKLNNLSPLQYLQNR, translated from the coding sequence ATGCAAAAATTAAAGACAAAAATAAAATTATTACAAAATATGATTTCTCACATTCAAACTATTAATAAAAAAATAGTTTTTCAATTGGTTAAACAATTTGTTAAAGACCTAAATTTAACTACCATTTTAAAAACAATTCGTATTAATCGAAGTACTTATTATTATTGGCTAAAAATTGAAAAAAAGTTAAAATTAAAAGAAACAAAATATTTTTTGCAACAACAACGTATTCAAACTTTATGTTTACAACATGAATATTTTTACGGTCATCTTAAAATTACTGATTTATACCAAGAAATTTTTAATGAATTTATTACTAAGAAAAAAGTTTATCTTATCATGAAAGAAAATAATATTTGTTGTAAGTTAAGGCCTAAAAAAAATAAATATTATTATAAAAATTTAAAATCTAACCTCAAAGTAATCCCAAATTTAATTAATCAAAACTTTACTACCTCCCAACCCATGCAAAAACTATTTACCGACGTTACTTATTTTCCCACTCCCCAAGGATTTATTTATTTTTCGTGTATTATTGATTCTTTTAATAATCAAATTATTGCCTTCCACACTTCAAACCGACAAAATAAAGAATTAATTTTAAATACAATCAAAAAAATTCCTACTTTAAAAAACCCTTGTATTATTCATTCTGACCAAGGTAAAGTTTATCAATCTCTAAAAGTACAAAAAAAATTAACTAAAAAAGGGTTTTTAATTAGTATGTCTCACAAAGCAAACCCACGTGATAACGCTGTCATTGAAAATCTTTTTGGCCAGATGAAAAGTATTTTATTCAACCAACATCCTTTTTTATTTCAAAAAACCTCAACTAAAATCAAAAAAATTATCAATCAATTTCCTTCTTTTTGGAATAATAAATGGTTATTAACTAAATTAAATAATTTATCACCCTTACAGTATTTGCAAAATAGATAA
- the mutM gene encoding DNA-formamidopyrimidine glycosylase, which translates to MPELPEVQIIVDFLKTQLIGKKIVATKVFYEPAVKNTKEFQKIEQTTILDIQRKGKFLLFFLTQELVLIGHLRMEGKLFIKPCDEPKHKYEHFAIILEDKSSLRYYDFRKFGRFEVKNQNIFLTQTTLHQLALDPFEINPVVLYQKILKTKSALKKVLLNQKIISGLGNIYVNEVLFLVKLHPETKACELSLEQVQEIVTISQKVLTKAIKLGGTTVSTFESQPGIIGYFQNKLQIHGKVNKPCINCQTKIIKIKVGGRGTYLCPVCQNHNPNKEL; encoded by the coding sequence ATGCCAGAATTACCTGAAGTCCAAATTATTGTAGATTTTTTAAAAACACAGTTAATAGGAAAAAAAATTGTTGCAACTAAGGTATTTTATGAGCCTGCTGTTAAAAATACCAAAGAATTTCAAAAAATTGAACAAACTACCATTTTGGATATTCAAAGAAAAGGTAAATTTTTATTATTTTTTTTAACTCAAGAATTAGTTTTAATAGGGCATTTGAGAATGGAAGGAAAATTATTTATCAAACCTTGCGATGAGCCTAAACACAAATACGAACATTTTGCAATTATTTTGGAGGATAAAAGTTCTTTAAGATATTATGATTTTAGGAAATTTGGTAGATTTGAAGTTAAGAATCAGAACATTTTTTTAACCCAAACTACCTTGCATCAACTAGCCTTAGATCCTTTTGAAATCAATCCAGTTGTTTTGTATCAAAAAATATTAAAGACCAAAAGCGCTTTGAAAAAAGTTTTATTAAATCAAAAAATAATTTCTGGATTAGGCAATATTTATGTTAATGAAGTTTTGTTTTTAGTAAAATTGCATCCTGAAACTAAAGCTTGCGAACTGTCTTTGGAACAAGTGCAAGAAATTGTAACAATTTCCCAAAAAGTACTTACCAAAGCAATTAAACTGGGCGGAACTACTGTAAGTACTTTTGAATCTCAGCCAGGTATTATAGGCTATTTTCAAAACAAATTACAAATTCATGGCAAAGTTAATAAGCCTTGTATTAACTGTCAAACTAAAATTATCAAAATCAAAGTTGGCGGCAGAGGTACTTATCTTTGTCCTGTTTGTCAAAATCATAATCCTAATAAAGAATTATAA
- a CDS encoding cold-shock protein produces MQDKKQQGTCRWFSKDKGYGFIISADGKDIFVHYSSIQTEVFGRKTLNENDKVEFTVKEGDLGAQAVDVVVVN; encoded by the coding sequence ATGCAAGACAAAAAACAACAGGGAACATGTAGATGGTTTTCTAAAGACAAAGGCTACGGATTTATCATTTCAGCTGATGGGAAAGATATTTTCGTACATTACAGTTCTATTCAAACTGAAGTCTTTGGAAGAAAAACACTTAATGAAAACGACAAGGTGGAATTCACTGTTAAAGAAGGCGACCTCGGAGCTCAAGCTGTAGATGTTGTTGTAGTTAACTAA
- a CDS encoding ATP-binding protein: MEFSDIKIKIRKMIAQCEETKNLDISDDELPVIYHYLLTKDQENEYGNRQEIKTNPLRVVWVPTVKSQALYFKEHWQSQNELFDSSINFDAHLVRQFVVDNDSKQKALKEMKQIIKHFEKSTKGFYLSGSFNTGKTIFLKKIAYELIQKQISVIFLFMPDITRKFRNFLYNNTLETRLQQLKNVKCLILDDLGSENMTPWFRDEILLPLLYDRAEKKLPLFISSNLPFNELHNYLLHLHGAENANIEVKVYKIIEKIRTLTHFYDFSEKQDS, from the coding sequence ATGGAATTTTCAGATATAAAAATAAAAATTAGGAAAATGATTGCACAGTGCGAAGAAACCAAAAATTTAGATATCTCTGATGATGAACTGCCAGTTATTTATCATTATTTGCTCACCAAAGATCAAGAAAATGAATATGGGAATCGCCAAGAAATAAAAACTAATCCTTTAAGAGTTGTTTGGGTTCCTACTGTTAAATCTCAAGCTCTTTATTTTAAGGAACATTGGCAATCGCAAAATGAATTGTTTGATAGTAGCATTAATTTCGATGCTCATTTAGTGAGGCAATTTGTAGTGGATAATGATTCTAAGCAAAAAGCGTTAAAAGAGATGAAACAAATTATTAAACATTTTGAAAAATCTACCAAAGGTTTTTATTTGTCGGGTTCTTTTAATACTGGAAAAACTATTTTTTTGAAAAAAATAGCTTATGAATTAATTCAAAAACAAATTTCTGTTATTTTTCTTTTTATGCCTGATATAACTAGAAAATTTAGAAATTTTTTGTATAATAATACTTTAGAAACAAGGTTGCAACAATTAAAAAATGTTAAGTGTTTGATTTTGGATGACCTAGGTTCAGAAAATATGACACCTTGGTTTCGTGATGAAATTTTGCTTCCTTTGTTGTATGATAGAGCTGAAAAAAAGTTGCCCCTTTTTATTAGTAGTAATTTGCCCTTTAATGAACTGCACAATTATTTATTGCATTTGCATGGAGCTGAAAATGCTAATATTGAAGTTAAGGTATACAAAATTATTGAAAAAATTCGTACCCTTACTCACTTTTATGATTTTTCCGAAAAACAAGATTCCTAA
- the ftsY gene encoding signal recognition particle-docking protein FtsY produces the protein MFKWLKSKFFKNKNNDKYQLGLKKTKASFLDFQTLLKQSNNIEKTLLQALESFLIQADFGTKTTLFLMQAIKDEINQFQIKNPQKLPSVVVSKMLDLYQNMKVMKGILESPQEQDKEQEKQNQDSNPTNPKDTFQSQNNLPQMYLFTGVNGVGKTTTIGKMAEALKQEGKKVLLIAADTFRAGAVEQLQIWAKRVGVEVFCKPLPAHPTSVIFEGIELAKSQNYDIILCDTAGRLQNKTNLMQELAKINRVICKHLPASNLQTFLVLDATTGQNAINQVDLFNQATPLSGAILTKLDGTSKGGIVFAIKYLYNLPTKYIGVGEKSQDLITFDVKNYLFNLFEGFFTSEDIL, from the coding sequence ATGTTTAAATGGTTGAAAAGTAAATTTTTTAAAAATAAAAATAATGATAAATATCAACTAGGTCTTAAAAAAACCAAAGCTAGTTTTCTAGATTTTCAAACTCTTTTGAAACAATCTAACAATATCGAAAAAACCCTATTACAAGCATTAGAAAGTTTTTTAATTCAAGCTGATTTTGGTACTAAAACCACTCTTTTTTTGATGCAAGCTATCAAAGATGAAATTAATCAATTTCAAATTAAAAATCCTCAAAAGCTTCCTTCTGTTGTTGTTTCTAAAATGCTTGATTTGTATCAAAATATGAAAGTTATGAAAGGCATATTAGAAAGTCCGCAAGAACAAGACAAAGAACAAGAAAAACAAAATCAAGATTCCAATCCAACAAATCCCAAAGACACTTTTCAATCTCAAAATAACTTGCCTCAAATGTATTTGTTTACAGGAGTTAACGGAGTAGGAAAAACAACTACTATTGGAAAAATGGCTGAAGCATTGAAACAAGAAGGCAAAAAAGTATTATTGATTGCTGCTGATACTTTTCGTGCAGGTGCAGTAGAACAACTCCAAATTTGGGCAAAAAGAGTAGGTGTTGAAGTTTTTTGCAAGCCTTTGCCAGCTCATCCTACAAGTGTTATTTTTGAAGGCATCGAACTTGCTAAAAGTCAAAATTATGATATTATTTTGTGTGATACTGCTGGAAGATTACAAAACAAAACTAATTTAATGCAAGAATTAGCCAAAATTAATCGTGTTATTTGCAAACATTTGCCCGCCTCCAATTTACAAACTTTTTTAGTTTTGGATGCTACTACAGGGCAAAATGCTATTAATCAAGTTGATTTGTTCAATCAAGCAACTCCACTTTCAGGAGCCATTTTAACCAAGCTTGACGGCACTTCCAAAGGAGGGATTGTTTTTGCAATTAAATATTTATACAATTTGCCCACTAAATATATTGGTGTAGGCGAAAAATCCCAAGATTTAATTACTTTTGATGTTAAAAATTATCTTTTTAATTTATTTGAAGGTTTTTTTACTTCTGAAGATATTTTATAA
- a CDS encoding Rep family protein has protein sequence MKLRICELVINSNLINQPKIENILEAKKNAIQNYAFILHDKDIYQNEKEAQLNGKKIGDLKTPHWHIYLRFNNAYDVKHIAQWFNTEENFVSKIKGRFSDAFMYMIHANRTDKHQYDEREVVSDFDWKSEAQQDIFLRKYKIDTRLKDILTKIHSGEIKEYNITNYISIIEHNIYSAAIEKAFKYRTNTLKGIERNMECVFITGMSGSGKTTLAKKIAKEKNYQTYISSGSNDVLDDYQGQECIILDDLRSNCLGLTDLLKMLDNNTSYSVKSRYKNKVLECKLIIITTVKSIDDFFEDIFKKDESIIQLKRRCKLHISLDSKYISYSMWNPVKMEYEKPFKKPNNLLNKFQIKALSKKEQKEFIKKITNIDLDED, from the coding sequence ATGAAATTAAGAATTTGTGAACTTGTTATTAATAGTAATTTAATTAATCAACCAAAAATAGAAAATATTTTAGAAGCTAAAAAAAATGCCATTCAAAATTATGCTTTTATTTTACATGATAAAGATATTTATCAAAATGAAAAAGAAGCTCAATTGAATGGTAAAAAAATAGGAGATTTAAAAACTCCTCATTGGCATATATATTTAAGATTTAATAATGCATATGATGTAAAACATATTGCTCAATGGTTTAATACTGAAGAAAATTTTGTATCTAAAATTAAAGGTAGATTTAGTGATGCATTTATGTATATGATTCACGCTAATAGAACTGATAAACATCAATATGATGAAAGAGAAGTAGTTAGTGATTTCGATTGGAAATCTGAAGCACAACAAGATATTTTCCTTCGTAAATATAAAATAGATACTCGTTTAAAAGACATCTTAACTAAAATTCATTCAGGAGAAATAAAAGAGTACAACATCACTAACTACATTTCTATTATAGAACATAATATCTATTCTGCAGCAATAGAAAAAGCATTTAAGTATAGAACTAATACTTTGAAAGGAATTGAAAGAAACATGGAATGTGTTTTTATCACTGGTATGAGTGGTTCAGGTAAAACTACTCTTGCCAAAAAAATAGCCAAAGAGAAAAATTATCAAACTTATATTTCATCTGGTAGTAATGATGTTTTAGATGATTATCAAGGTCAAGAATGTATTATTTTAGATGATCTACGTTCTAATTGTTTAGGGTTAACAGATTTATTAAAAATGTTAGATAATAATACTTCATATAGTGTTAAATCTCGTTATAAAAATAAAGTATTAGAATGTAAATTAATTATTATTACTACTGTTAAAAGCATTGATGATTTCTTTGAAGATATTTTTAAAAAAGATGAAAGCATTATTCAATTAAAACGTCGTTGTAAATTACACATTAGTTTAGATTCTAAATATATTTCTTATAGCATGTGGAATCCAGTAAAAATGGAATATGAAAAACCTTTCAAAAAACCTAATAATTTATTAAACAAATTTCAAATAAAAGCATTAAGTAAAAAAGAACAAAAAGAGTTTATTAAAAAAATAACTAACATAGATTTAGATGAAGATTAA